From a region of the Candidatus Latescibacter sp. genome:
- the folB gene encoding dihydroneopterin aldolase: MDVIRVLGLKITATHGVLPEEKTRPQLFEVDVELYRDLSKPAVSDRLEDTVDYSRIVSRVEEVMKGESCNLLERLAGKIIDALRNSVGKGRLV; this comes from the coding sequence ATGGATGTCATCAGAGTTCTAGGACTGAAGATTACCGCAACGCATGGAGTTCTGCCCGAAGAAAAAACCAGGCCTCAGCTTTTTGAGGTGGATGTGGAGCTGTATCGCGATCTTTCCAAACCCGCGGTCAGCGACCGGCTGGAAGATACGGTTGATTATTCCCGTATTGTCTCACGCGTGGAGGAGGTCATGAAGGGAGAATCCTGTAATCTCCTGGAGCGGCTGGCCGGGAAAATCATTGACGCTCTTCGAAACAGCGTAGGAAAAGGCAGGCTCGTG